In the genome of Streptomyces sp. Q6, the window CTGGTCGTCGCCGCGACCCTCACCGCCACCGCATGCGACGCCAGCGGCACGGACAGCGCCACGTCGTCCGACGGCAAGACCGTCGTCAAGATCGCGCTGTGGAACTACAAGACCACGCCCGAGTTCAAGGCCCTCATCGACGGCTTCGAGGCGAAGAACCCGACCATCGACGTCCAGCCGGTCGACATCCTCGCCGACAGCTACCCGGAGAAGATCACCACGATGCTGGCGGGCGGTGACACCACCGACATCCTCACGATGAAGAACGTCACCGACTACTCCCGCTACGCGACCCGCGGCCAGCTCCTGCCGCTGACCGACGAGGCGTCGAAGCTCGACAAGGCCTCGTACTCCGGGCTCAGCGACTACGACCTCCAGGGCAAGTACTACGCGCTGCCCTACCGCTCGGACTTCTGGGTCCTCTTCTACAACAAGGCCATGGTCGGCAAGACCGACCTGTCCAAGCTGACCTGGGACGACTACGCGACACTCGCCAAGCGGTTCACGAAGGGGTCCGGCGCCGACAAGGTCTACGGCACCTACCTGCACACCTGGCGCTCCGTCATCCAGGCGATCTCCTCCGCGCAGACCGGCGGCGACCAGCTCGGCGGCGACTACGCGTTCTTCAAGGACCAGTACGAGATGGCGCTCGGCCTCCAGAAGGCCAAGGCGACCATGCCGTTCTCCACCGCCTCCAGCAACCAGATCACGTACGACTCCCAGCTGACCACCGGCAAGGCCGCGATGGTCCCGATGGGCTCCTGGTGGGCGGCCGCGCTGCTCGCCGAGGCGAAGCAGGGCAAGAACGACATCAAGTGGGGCATGGCCCCGATGCCGCAGATCAAGAACGACGGGAAGACCGTCACCTTCGGCTCGCCGACCGGCTTCGCCGTCAACAAGAAGGCCAAGAACGCCGACGCCGCCAAGAAGTTCGTCGCCTGGGCCTCGGGCCCGGAGGGCGCCGCCGCCGTCGCGAAGATCGGCGTCACGCCCGCCTACACCAGCGACAAGATCCTCGACACCTTCTTCTCCGTCGACGGCATGCCGTCCGACGCGCTGTCCCGTACGGCCATGCAGCCGTCCACGGTGAAGCTGGAGATGCCGGTCAGCGACAAGTCCTCCGACATCGACCAGATCCTCAAGGAGGAGCACGAGATGATCATGAGCGGGGAGAAGTCGGCCGACGCGGGCATCAAGGAGATGGACAGCCGCGTGAAGGACGAAGTCCAGTGAGTGTCACCGCCCCGCCCACCACGAAGCACGTGTCCACCGGCGCTTCCGCGGCCCACCAGGCCGCCGTGAAGCGCCGGCGGCGCCGCACCACCCTCATCGGCTGGTCGTTCATCGTCCCCAACTTCCTGGGGTTCGCCGCCCTCACCCTCGTGCCGGTGATCGGCGCGCTCGCGATGTCCTTCACGCAGTGGGACTCGTACTCCACCCCGAAGTGGGTGGGCCTGGGCAACTTCGAGCGGCTGTGGAACGACTCGAACTTCTGGGCCGCGTTGCAGAACACCTTCTACTACGCGGCCGGGCACATCCCGCTCACCCTCGTGGTCTCGCTCGGCCTCGCCGTGCTGCTCAACCAGAAGCTGCGCGGCGTGCGCGTCCTGCGGACCGCGTTCTTCTTCCCGTACATCACCTCGCTCGTCGCCGTCGCCGTGGTGTGGAACATGCTGCTGAGCCCGGAGGCGGGCCCGGTCAACCAGTTCCTGACCTTCATCGGCATCGACAACCCGCCGGGCTGGACCAGCGACCAGGACTGGGCGATGCCCGCGCTGATCGTCGCGAGCGTCTGGCGCGACATGGGCTACTACATGGTCCTCTTCCTCGCGGGCCTCCAGACGGTCCCGGCCGAGCTGTACGAGGCGGCCCGGATGGACGGGGCCGGCCCCTGGCAGCGGTTCTGGCACGTCACGCTGCCGGGCCTGCGGCCCACGACCTTCTTCGTCACCGTCATGATCACGGTCTCCAGCTTCAAGGTCTTCGACCTGGTGCAGGTCATGACCGAGGGCGGCCCCGGCCGCTCCACCCTCGTCCTGTCCCAGCTGATCTTCCGCGAGGGCATCACCCAGGGCCGCTTCGGCTACGCCTCCGCCGTGTCCCTCGCGCTCTTCCTGATCTGCCTCGTGATCACCGTGATCCAGTTCCAGATGCAGCGAAGGAGCGAGCGATGAACACCACCGTGCTGCGCAAGGACAGCAGCGCGCCCGCCGAACCGGTACCCGCCGGGCCGGCGGCGGAGCACCGCGCCCGTGGCGGCGCGGCGGCGGCGACCGGACGGATCGCCCTGTACGCGCTGCTCATCGTGGTGGCACTCGGCGTCCTGCTGCCGTTCGTCTGGATGCTGATCTCGTCGGTCAAGGACGACCGTGACGTGTTCACGGTGCCGATCCAGTGGATCCCCGATGAGTTCAAGTGGGGCAATTTCACGAGCATCTGGACGCGGGTGCCGTTCGCCGCCTACCTCGGCAACTCGTTCTTCCTGAGCGTCGTCATCACGTTCCTCCAGGTTCTCACCGGCAGCTTCGCCGCGTACGGCTTCGCGAAGATGCGCTTCCCGGGCCGGGACCTGCTGTTCACGGGCTACATAGCGACGATCGCCGTGCCGTGGCAGGCGTACATGGTGCCGCAGTACGTGATCATGCAGAAGCTCGGCCTGGTCAACTCCTATACGTCACTGATCCTGCTCCAGGCCTTCGGCGCGTTCGGCGTCTTCCTGATGCGGCAGTTCTATCTGACGATCCCGGACGAGATCAGCGAGGCGGCCCGCCTCGACGGCCTGAGCGAGTACGGCATCTGGGCGCGGATCGTGCTCCCGCTGTCCAAGCCGGCCCTCGCCAGCCTCGCGCTGCTGACGTTCGTGAACACCTGGAACGACTACATGGGCCCGTTCATCTACCTGACGGACAACCGCCTGTGGACCGTCCAGTTGGGACTGCGCGCCTTCATCGGTCAGTACGACGCCGAGTCGGCGATGATCATGACGGGCTCGGTGCTGTCCGTGGTGCCGGTCCTCGCGGTGTTCCTGCTCGGCCAGCGCTACTTCGTACGGGGTATCGCGACCACCGGCGTGAAGGGCTGAGCGGGTGGCGACGACAGCGGGACCCGCGCGACGCGCCCGGCTCAACGTGGCCTACGGATCCTGGGAGTTGATCTGGTCCCACGTCCACCGGGTCCTGGTCGTCAACCTCGGCATCGCGGTGACGAATCTGCCGCTCCTGCTCGCGCTGCACGTGAGTCATCAGCCGTGGCGGCACCCGGTGTTCTTCGGGGTGTTGCTGCTGGTGCTGCCGGGTCCTTCGCTGGCCGCCGCGTTCGCGTACATGGGGGCGACGGTGGGATCGGTGGGAGGTGTCGGGGATGAGCAGGCGCCTGTGCGGCTGTTCGTTCGCGTCTATCGGCGGCTGTTCCGGCGGGCGGTGCTGGTGTCGGCACCGTTCGCGCTGCTCGTCGTCGCGGCCGTGGCGGACGCCGTGACGTTGCGAACGTCCGCTCTGGGCGCGGCGGTTGTGCCCATGGCGCTGGTGGTCGCGCTGGTGGCCCTCGCCGCCTGGCCGGTGGCGCTCGCGCATCTGGCGGGAGGCGGGACGGTGGGGCGACGGCTTTTCCTGCTCGCACCGTACGCCGCCCTGAGGCACCCGCTCCTCACCCTCATGAACCTGGCGCTCGCGGCGGTGGCCCTGCTCCTGGTCAACCAGGCACCCTTGTTGGGCCTCGCGGTGGTGCCCGGGTGCGTGCTGTTCGTGGTGGGGCGCAACTGTCAGGTCATGTCGGATCTCCGTGAGCGGGGAGTGGGGGGATGATGGGGTCGGGGTCTTCAGGAGGCCGGGCGCCGGGCAGCCAAGTGGCCCCGTCCGAGGGCGAGTTGGCGGACCTCCGGCGGCGCGTCCGCGAGGCGGCCGGTGCCGCGCGGGGCGCGACCATGCCGGAGCTGACGTTCTCCGCGTACCGCCGTTTCGACGACGACGGTGACCGCCTGGCGTACGAGGAGCTGTACTTCCGGCGCCGCGCGCACGTCACCGCCCTCGCCGCCGAGGTCCTGATCGACCCTGACGCCGAACTCGGCGCGCTGGCCGACGCCTTGTGGTCCGTGTGTGACGAGTACACCTGGGCGCTGCCCGCCCATGAGATGCACGCGACGCACTTCGGCCGCGGCATGGACCAGTGCCTCGACCTGTTCGCCGCCCTCACCGCGCAGCTCCTGGCGGAGACCGTGCGGACGTGCGGCGACCGACTCGATCCCCGGGTCACCGCCCGTGTGCGCGCACAGGTCGACCACCGGGTCCTGTCCCTCCTCGCCGACGACGACCGGCCGCTCCTGTGGGAGAGCTGGGACCACAACTGGGCCGCCGTGTGCGGAGGTTGCACCGGGCTCGCCGCGCTGGCCCTGTGGGAACCCGGGCCCCGTCTGACGCGGGTGATCGACCGTTGCCGCGACGCCCAGCTGACGTACCTCAGCGGCTTCGGCGACGACGGCGGCTGCGCCGAGGGCGCCGACTACTGGGTCTTCGGATTCGCGCACTTCGTCTACTTCGCCGAAGGGCTCAGGGAGTCCACTGGCGAGGATCTCCTCGCGCATCCCACGGCACGGGCCGTCGCCGGGTTCCCCGCGGCGGTGCATCTGGGCGGCGGGCTCTTCCCCGCGTTCTCCGACGCGGGCGAGCGGACCCTCGTACCGGCCGGACTCGCGCATCGACTCGCGCGGCGCCTCGGCGCCCACGTCCCGCCCGAAGCGATCGGCTGGGACCTGTCCAGGGACTGGGCGGATCTCTCCAGGACGCTTCGCTGGGTCGCAGGTGCCCCTGAAGGCGAGCCGTCTCAGGAGAGCGGCACCACGTACCTTCCCGACCTGGCCTGGGTCGTCGACCGCGGTCCCGGCGTGGCCTTCGGGGCCAAGGGCGGCCACAACGCGGAGCCGCACAACCACAACGACCTCGGCCAGTTCGTCCTCGCCGCCGAGGGCGAGGTGCTCCTCGCCGACCTGGGCGCCGGCGAGTACCGCAAGGGCTACTTCGACGACGCCACCCGCTACGACTTCCTGCACGCCTCGTCCCGCGCCCACTCGGTGCCCCGCGTGGGCGGGTGTGAGCAGTCCGCCGGCCGCGATCGGGCGGCGGTGGTGACGGACTGCCGAATCGGTGACGAGGGGGTCGTCTTCGCCCTCGACATCGCGGGGGCCTATGAGGTGGACGGCCTGACGGCGCTGCGGCGTCACTTCAACTGGCGGCGCGCGGACGGCGAGTTGCTGCTCGTCGACGAGGTGGAGGCGGAACGGCCCCTGCCGGTGGAGGAGGTCTTCGTCAGCCGGGTGCGACCGGATGTCCGGGCGGACGGCGTCGTATGGGCGGGGCGGGCGGCGCAGGCCCGGCTGACGTTGCCGGAGGACTGCGCCGCGCGCGTTGACGTGGAGACGGTGCACACCACGGACCATGACGGCGCCCCGGACACGGTCCATCTCCTGCGGCTCGGCTTCGAGCCGCAGGAGCCAGGTGCGACGGAACGAGGTGCGTCGGAACGAGGGACGACAGAACGAGGTGCGAAGGAACGAGGGACGGCGTCGCGGCTGGTGTTTCGGTTCCGCGTCGGTGCGCTGGACCGGGCCGGGGCCGGTGATCGGGGATCCGGACCGGGGCTGAACGAAGCGGGCTAGAGGCGTAGAGGTGTAGAGGTGTAGAGGTGTAGTGGCCTAGTGGCCCGCCGAGTTCAGCACCACGGTGACGACCGAACGGGCCGGGAGCTCTGCCGTCAGGCGGCCGCCGGAGACGTGCGCCAGACCGTCCGTCGCGGTCACGTCATGCTCGCCGTCCGTGAGATACGCCGTCGCCTCGTGCCCCTTGGCGGCCTTCAGGGCCAGGTCGGTGGTCGTGGCCTGCGTGCCGGTGTTGATGAGGACGGCGATGTCGCTGCCGTCCGTGTTGCGGTACGCCGACACGCGCACCGTGTCATCGCCGGACGCGGCGTCCACCCGTACCGCTCCGGGCCGGATGAACTTGCTGTACGCCGCCATCGCCCGCAGCCGCGTCGAGACCTGGTAACTGTCGCCGTCCATACGCACCAGAGCGGCGGTGTTGCCGATCGAGGCGCCCAGCCAGAAGAGATAGGCGGAGGCGTCGGCGTCGGCGAGGGCGTCGTGGATGTGCTCGGCCACGTACAGTCCGGCCGCGTTCGTGCCGTCGTCCCACTTGCTGGGCCACACCCCCGTGCCCGCCCACTCCGACATCCAGGCGGGCTTCCGGCTGTCGACAAGGGGGCTGGTGGGGGAGGAGGCGTAGCTGTGGGCGCTGTACGCGCTGATCTCCTTCTCGGCCTTCGGGTCGGCGGCGATGGCCGCGGCGTAGGCCTTGCCCTGGTCCCAGCCGAAACTGTCGCAGCAGTACAGGTTCGTGCCGGGGGCCTTCGCCCGCAGCACCGGGCCGATCGCCTTCACCGCGTCCACCGCCTGCGCGGGCGTGAAGAGCATGGAGGCGTACGAGGCCTGCCAGTCGGGCTCGTTGGTGAAGTTGAGGTCGGTGACGCGGATGCCTTCCTTCTTGTAGAACTTCACGTACTGGGCGAGGTACGTGGCGTACGCCGCGCGCCAGTCGCCGCTCGCACAGTCGGTGCCGACGACGCCGCACAGAGTGCCGCCGTTCGCGTCGGAACCGTTCGTCTTCATGTAGCCGGGGGCGCTCCACGCGTCCGCGATGATCCGCTTCACCCCGTACTTCTGGGCCTGTCGCGCGAGCCACACCTGGCCGCCGTCGTTGCCGTCCCACTGGTAGGAGAGCGGTTCGTCGGGGCTCGCGGGGGCGGTCGGGGCGATCGTCCTCATGTGGTCGTACACCTCGTCCGTGGACGAGCCGACGCCGAGCCTCAGCATGCTCAGGCCCGCGCCGTTCTCGCGCGAGAAGAGCCGCTCGACGATCTCGTCACCCTTCTCGGCCGACAGACCCTTCAGGCCGTGGATGACGGCGGCGCGCTGGAACGCCTCCGAGACGCCGAACCCGTCGATGCGCTGGTGGCGTTCCGAGAAGTCGATGCTCCCCGCGGTGTCGTCGGCGCCGGCCGTGGTCGCGCCCGGCAGGACGAGGGCGGCGCAGGACAGGGCGGTGGCGCCTGCGAGCAGGCCGATACGTACACGTCCGGCACGTCCGGCACGTCTGGGCTTCGACGGCATGCGAGGTACTCCCGTGGGTCTGGGGCCGGGCCCGGCTCGGGGCCTGCCACTGGTTCCGATGCGGCTCTTTGGGATGAGGTGAAGTGGACTTGCTGGGAGGGGAGTTGAGCGTGCGACCTTCAGGTAAGGTCGCCACCGCCGGACAATCTGTCAAGGCCGTTGACAAATTCGATGGCGAGGGGATGGGGAGGGGAGGTTCGCGGGACCCGTCGGTCGCTCCGGTCGTTCCGGTGGCGTCGGCCGGCCGTCGGCTTCCTCAGCGGCGGCTGACGTGGGGGGACGGTGCGCGTCCGGGCGGACGGGACGGGGGGATTCGGGCCGATGGTAAGTTCGAGCGCGTGACCGCGTGATGTCCGCGGGGACGGTGAGCCGTACGGTGCTGAGCGAACGCCTTCGCGTGAGGTGACGGGGATGACGACTTCGGGCGAGCGGCAGGACGGTGTCCTGCCCGACCTCAACACACCTTCAGAGGCGTCGATTTCGGCCGAGGACCGGGTGCCGTTGCCGGTGCGCGACCCGGACGAGCTCCGCCCGCACCCCGGACGTTGGCGCGCGGCACGGCGCACGGCGGAGCAGGTGGCGGGCGCGGAGCCGATCCCGGACACACCGACGCGGGCGACTCCGTTCCCGGCGGGCAAGGGATTGTCGGCGCGACTGTCCCGGCGCGGTGCGGCGCCGGAGGACTCGGCTGCGACGTCCGCCGAGAGCACCGCTGCGGAACCGCAGTCCCGCGAGGAAGACGCGTCGCTGCCTTTGCCGGAGGCGCCCTTGGAGGTGCCGGGGGCGGAGGCCGGGCTGCCCGTAGTGCCTGTAGTGCCTGCGGTGTCTGTGGCGCCGCCGGTGGTGGAGGCTGAGTCCGTGGCGATGCCGATCGCATCCGGGGAGGCGGGGTCGATGGTGAAGTCGTCCGTGCCGGGCCCGGCCGGAGGGGCTGAGTCGCCCCTGGCGCCGTCGGTGCCGGATCTGTCTTCGCAGGCTGACTCGTTGGCGACGTCGTCCGTGGGCGTGCCGTCGGTCGGGGTGCTGTCCGCGGAGGCTGGCTCCTCGGCAGCCCGGCCCGTGCCGGGTGCGTCTGTCGAGGCGGGGTCCGGGGTGGTGCCGGGTACGTCCGACGAGGCCGGGGGCACGGTGGCGCCGGGTGCGTCTGTCGAGGCGGGTTCCGCAGTGGCGACAGGTGCCGTCGTCGAGGCGGGGTCTGCGGTGGTGCCTGGCCCGTCTGGCGAGAGGGAGTCCTCTGTGGTGCAGGGCCCGCCGGTGAAGGCCGAGTCCGCAGGGGTCCCGGGCCCGTCTGCCGAAGGAGGGTCCTCGGTGACGCAGGGTTCGCCCGCGAACGACG includes:
- a CDS encoding sugar ABC transporter permease, encoding MSVTAPPTTKHVSTGASAAHQAAVKRRRRRTTLIGWSFIVPNFLGFAALTLVPVIGALAMSFTQWDSYSTPKWVGLGNFERLWNDSNFWAALQNTFYYAAGHIPLTLVVSLGLAVLLNQKLRGVRVLRTAFFFPYITSLVAVAVVWNMLLSPEAGPVNQFLTFIGIDNPPGWTSDQDWAMPALIVASVWRDMGYYMVLFLAGLQTVPAELYEAARMDGAGPWQRFWHVTLPGLRPTTFFVTVMITVSSFKVFDLVQVMTEGGPGRSTLVLSQLIFREGITQGRFGYASAVSLALFLICLVITVIQFQMQRRSER
- a CDS encoding carbohydrate ABC transporter permease, giving the protein MNTTVLRKDSSAPAEPVPAGPAAEHRARGGAAAATGRIALYALLIVVALGVLLPFVWMLISSVKDDRDVFTVPIQWIPDEFKWGNFTSIWTRVPFAAYLGNSFFLSVVITFLQVLTGSFAAYGFAKMRFPGRDLLFTGYIATIAVPWQAYMVPQYVIMQKLGLVNSYTSLILLQAFGAFGVFLMRQFYLTIPDEISEAARLDGLSEYGIWARIVLPLSKPALASLALLTFVNTWNDYMGPFIYLTDNRLWTVQLGLRAFIGQYDAESAMIMTGSVLSVVPVLAVFLLGQRYFVRGIATTGVKG
- a CDS encoding ABC transporter substrate-binding protein → MKLKKSLVRIAPLVVAATLTATACDASGTDSATSSDGKTVVKIALWNYKTTPEFKALIDGFEAKNPTIDVQPVDILADSYPEKITTMLAGGDTTDILTMKNVTDYSRYATRGQLLPLTDEASKLDKASYSGLSDYDLQGKYYALPYRSDFWVLFYNKAMVGKTDLSKLTWDDYATLAKRFTKGSGADKVYGTYLHTWRSVIQAISSAQTGGDQLGGDYAFFKDQYEMALGLQKAKATMPFSTASSNQITYDSQLTTGKAAMVPMGSWWAAALLAEAKQGKNDIKWGMAPMPQIKNDGKTVTFGSPTGFAVNKKAKNADAAKKFVAWASGPEGAAAVAKIGVTPAYTSDKILDTFFSVDGMPSDALSRTAMQPSTVKLEMPVSDKSSDIDQILKEEHEMIMSGEKSADAGIKEMDSRVKDEVQ
- a CDS encoding heparinase II/III domain-containing protein; this encodes MAPSEGELADLRRRVREAAGAARGATMPELTFSAYRRFDDDGDRLAYEELYFRRRAHVTALAAEVLIDPDAELGALADALWSVCDEYTWALPAHEMHATHFGRGMDQCLDLFAALTAQLLAETVRTCGDRLDPRVTARVRAQVDHRVLSLLADDDRPLLWESWDHNWAAVCGGCTGLAALALWEPGPRLTRVIDRCRDAQLTYLSGFGDDGGCAEGADYWVFGFAHFVYFAEGLRESTGEDLLAHPTARAVAGFPAAVHLGGGLFPAFSDAGERTLVPAGLAHRLARRLGAHVPPEAIGWDLSRDWADLSRTLRWVAGAPEGEPSQESGTTYLPDLAWVVDRGPGVAFGAKGGHNAEPHNHNDLGQFVLAAEGEVLLADLGAGEYRKGYFDDATRYDFLHASSRAHSVPRVGGCEQSAGRDRAAVVTDCRIGDEGVVFALDIAGAYEVDGLTALRRHFNWRRADGELLLVDEVEAERPLPVEEVFVSRVRPDVRADGVVWAGRAAQARLTLPEDCAARVDVETVHTTDHDGAPDTVHLLRLGFEPQEPGATERGASERGTTERGAKERGTASRLVFRFRVGALDRAGAGDRGSGPGLNEAG
- a CDS encoding glycoside hydrolase family 30 protein, which translates into the protein MPSKPRRAGRAGRVRIGLLAGATALSCAALVLPGATTAGADDTAGSIDFSERHQRIDGFGVSEAFQRAAVIHGLKGLSAEKGDEIVERLFSRENGAGLSMLRLGVGSSTDEVYDHMRTIAPTAPASPDEPLSYQWDGNDGGQVWLARQAQKYGVKRIIADAWSAPGYMKTNGSDANGGTLCGVVGTDCASGDWRAAYATYLAQYVKFYKKEGIRVTDLNFTNEPDWQASYASMLFTPAQAVDAVKAIGPVLRAKAPGTNLYCCDSFGWDQGKAYAAAIAADPKAEKEISAYSAHSYASSPTSPLVDSRKPAWMSEWAGTGVWPSKWDDGTNAAGLYVAEHIHDALADADASAYLFWLGASIGNTAALVRMDGDSYQVSTRLRAMAAYSKFIRPGAVRVDAASGDDTVRVSAYRNTDGSDIAVLINTGTQATTTDLALKAAKGHEATAYLTDGEHDVTATDGLAHVSGGRLTAELPARSVVTVVLNSAGH